From Micromonospora sp. NBC_01699, a single genomic window includes:
- a CDS encoding PLP-dependent cysteine synthase family protein produces the protein MKQLDRCNDAERAWVTEAIALVEADANRSADTHLLPFPLPREWGIDLYLKDESVHPTGSLKHRLARSLFLYGLCNGWIGPQTTIVEASSGSTAVSEAYFARMLGLPFIAVMPAATSPEKIALIEFQGGRCHLVNDPAAVVVEARWLAEDRNGHYLDQFTYAERATDWRGNNNIAESIYAQMSLERHPIPSWIVVGAGTGGTSATIGRYTRYRRLPTKICVVDPENSAYYPAWLAADWSVSTGRGSRIEGIGRPTVEASFQPAVVDRMVQVPDEASLAAMRAATAVLGRRVGGSTGTNLWGAFGLIAQMRAAGQAGSVVTLLCDGGERYVDTYYSDDWLAAQGLELSPYLATVERFLASAEWSE, from the coding sequence ATGAAACAACTCGACAGGTGCAACGACGCGGAGCGGGCCTGGGTTACCGAGGCGATCGCCCTGGTCGAGGCGGACGCCAACCGGTCGGCCGACACGCACCTGCTCCCGTTCCCGCTGCCCCGCGAGTGGGGCATCGACCTCTATCTCAAGGACGAGTCGGTACACCCGACCGGGTCGCTCAAGCACCGGCTGGCCCGTTCGCTCTTCCTGTACGGCCTATGCAACGGCTGGATCGGCCCGCAGACCACGATCGTGGAGGCGTCCTCCGGCTCCACCGCCGTCTCCGAGGCGTACTTCGCCCGGATGCTCGGGCTGCCGTTCATCGCGGTCATGCCGGCCGCCACCTCGCCCGAGAAGATCGCCCTGATCGAGTTCCAGGGCGGGCGCTGCCACCTGGTGAACGACCCCGCGGCGGTGGTGGTCGAGGCCCGCTGGCTGGCCGAGGACCGCAACGGGCACTACCTGGACCAGTTCACGTACGCCGAACGCGCCACCGACTGGCGCGGCAACAACAACATCGCCGAGTCGATCTACGCGCAGATGTCGTTGGAACGGCACCCGATCCCGAGCTGGATAGTGGTCGGCGCCGGCACCGGCGGCACCAGCGCCACCATCGGCCGCTACACCCGGTACCGGCGACTGCCGACCAAGATCTGCGTGGTCGACCCGGAAAACTCCGCCTACTACCCCGCCTGGCTGGCCGCCGACTGGTCCGTGTCGACCGGGCGCGGCTCGCGGATCGAGGGGATCGGCCGACCCACCGTCGAGGCGTCCTTCCAGCCGGCCGTGGTCGACCGGATGGTGCAGGTGCCGGACGAGGCATCGCTCGCCGCCATGCGGGCGGCCACCGCCGTACTCGGGCGGCGGGTCGGCGGGTCGACCGGCACCAACCTCTGGGGGGCCTTCGGCCTGATCGCGCAGATGCGCGCCGCGGGCCAGGCCGGGTCCGTGGTCACCCTGCTCTGCGACGGCGGCGAACGGTACGTCGACACCTAC